The Takifugu rubripes chromosome 16, fTakRub1.2, whole genome shotgun sequence genome contains the following window.
GGAACCACGGAGGAATATTCCTCAAGCGTTACTGAGCGTGATTGAGGATTAGCAACCTTGGATTCAGTTGTTTCTCCTGGCATCCAACAAGTCTTTCGGAGTGATGATGGAAACTGTTGGATACGGCCGCAATCACCATTTCCTCtttgtaaacacacactgataagACATATAGGAAATGTTCCAAGCTGCAGTTAAAGTTGAAATGTGGTTACGCGGGATAATTAACCCACACATGAAAATGACATACCAGGTGGTTTCTGGTATGCAGAACACGTGTCATCTTTCAGTGACTGAATTCTGATTACCCTTCACTGCAAGTCCTGGCCTGAAATGATGACTGAGCAAAAGTTTAATGTCAGGCGGAATGCTGGCTCAGTACCATCTGGGTCCTTTCCTATCGGGCAGACTGGAGAAAACGGAGGTCGACAACACAACCCGAACTcagaaatcattaaaaaaaaccatcattGTAGCATTTCTACTTTATGAAATGGCAACGTGAGGCGGAGGGAGACGAGGTAAGTAGGGACTGAAACATGAATCCCACTTGGCCCATAAATACACCACCCCCATCCATCCAAATgagcatcaacacacacacacacgcacacactcgagATGGCCCACATGTCTCCTTTGTTTGAAACCAGTATGGTTAGACTGATTCCACGTCTTGTGGTCAAGGCACACAAGTAATTAATTTTGGTGAATGTTATGATAATCTGAGGTTTGGATTGATCTGGCAGGGCAACAGTCACCTCCCCAGTTAGCCAGCTACGGCAGGAAAAGCTAGCGTAAGACTGAAAAGGAAGTGCACACGCTGGAGAAATGATCTGATTAGAAGATTTTCAAAACAAGCGACAGGAAGCTGTAAATATAGGCGATCTGGGGCATATTGGAACAGCTGGGACAACCGTGTCAGAAAGGACGGACGCTCGAGTGGGGAAGGATTTCTCAGACTTAAGCATGAACTCAACGGAGCTGGTTTTTGTAATGTTGAGTGAGTTTTACAGCTCAATGCGACTTTCTTGTCTTTTTAGGAGAGATTACGTACATGGCAAGAGTTTGAGACTTTATGGCCCACTATAAGTAACGCAGGCTGTGCTCGGCAGCAACAAGTTCGGATTGGCCCAAAATATCATTTCGTAGGTCACCCAGTTCTAGTTTTAGAAGCATTAGACTGCAGCTCAaagcttttatttcctctggAGGGCTAGGAGCCTGCATTAGGACCACTGACATGTTTTCAGGTCTAACGTAACACCGCACAAGGGAAAACAGCACATCTGCTGTGCCTTTAACGGTTTACAGGCCCAGCTCACATCATCGTGTCACCGAGACGCACGTTTATTGCTAATAAAGCCAGAGCTGGACTGGATGATGTCCCATCAAGGATCCATTACTCACCAGACGGTCTGAAAGCCGTCGCCCCAAAGAGCATTCATTAAAAACCTACCACCGGTGGTCACTGCTGCTTCACCTCCAAACAATCAGAAAGGTCAAGTGTCATGTCGACAAGTCGAAACTCGTTGACCAGATGTTCGTTAAAAACCGGGACGTTATTACTTAAACATCACCATTAAGCTTGAGGCTTTTGGTTTATTATATGATCAAGCTCTAGTGCTAACAGTTTGGCTCCAAAGCAATCCTCAAAATGTGAGGCTGGGTCTCGGGTGGGGCCAACAATGGCCGCCTAAAGCCAGCTGTCCCAACAACAAGAACAAGTGCAAAGTCAGGCCAGACTGGGGGCAGGGTGTGGCATGGCAGGGGTGCCATGGTGATGGAGCAGGCCTCACCAAAGTAGGGATGTTAAATGAGGCCATTGTCTGGCCCAAGTGAAGCACACCGCGCAAAGAATGGCAAATTCACACAGTCATACAGGCCTATTGTTGCGGCTGGCCGACAGAGCATCACAGGAACACAGTTTATCCCCCAGGATCCGCTGCACAGCAGAGCCAGGGAGCTTGATCTGGGAACGCAACGCTCCAGCACCAGTGGGAACAGCAGGAAACAATACAGAACTGACTGAGATAGCGTCCAAAAACTCAAGGACTTACTTGGAGCGCATTAACAATGACATCACCCAGTCATTGAACTCCTTCTTAAAATACTTGCTTGAGCTCTGaaccctctgctgcaggaggagtggTTACTGTCCTCTTAAACATCCTCGCTGTCAGCAAAAGCAAGGGACGGGTTTAATTAGGCTAACTACTAAACATCATTTAACAGCGTCACTGTTTATATCTCCAGTGTGCCCATTAAATACAGATAACAGCTGCCTTTCCCAACCCAGAATGTCaattccccccccccgtaaTAAACAGATCTGTGGTTCAGCACCTGCTTCTTCGCCTTAGTGTCGCCACAACAATCAGAAATCCCGCTGACATATGGCGGTTTTGAGGGCTCAGCTGTGTTTCCGCAGCCACTCCAAAATGCGACACCCACCGCTGAGAAAACGATCAGCATCCACCTCCCCCCCGTTGGTCTCTGCTGTCATTTACCCTTTCGCTCTCTAGTGTTTAATGTGAGccaacctgggggggggggggggctcccccTGGCAGTCCTGTGAAAGGAAACCCTCGGATCATTAATGAGTTTTCCCAAGAgagcaaaggtgtgtgtgttcatggagGAAAGAGGACGAGGTCAATACACTTCTACCGTTAATGGACTGCAAACCTTTCTACTGGTGTTTCTATCCATACCCCACTGCACAGATCTCTGGACTTTAGTTTACCTCGCCGTCATAGTAACGAGCAACATCAGCATGACGGGTAGGGTGTCGCTGGCCAACTCCTGGTTGCTGAATTCTGCTTATTGTGCTACTTTGCCAGGAGTGAGAGAACCTCCTCACAGCCTCCTGCGCTTATCTGACATCTCCCAGGTATGAGGGAAGTGTGACGCGGCCCTCATTGTTGCCTGGAGCCCAGGGTTTTCTGTCTGCCAATCAGAGGACGGCGCTTTGTCAGGCTGTCAATGGAAACGCTGATGAATCCAAACTGGTTTATGGATGCAGCCCGGCCGCAACAGGAAGTTTATCAGGCCGGTAACAGAAGAAGCAGATGTGTCTCACCGAGACCAAAgcatctcctctgctgctcatctgtgtAAAATGGTACCATGTCCTTGACCAAATAGTGAGTCACACTGTCCATAAGCAAGCTCGCTTCGCTGCTGTCCTGCCGGGACGCCTACGTTGCTTCCCACTGGCAAGTCTCCGAGACTCCCAACTGTCAGTTCTGGCCTCCAGTACTCCAGAGACGGATGTGCCTCCATTCCTGCCGCTATCAAGCCCATAGATGGGAGCCTAAATTAGACGTATTCCCCTGTGAGACGCATACTTTCGTGCAACAAATTTGGCACCCAGCCCGGTCCAAATTGGCCAGCTGAATACTTTCAGTTGGCTCAGATCCAGAATGTGACCAAAGATAGAAAATGACAAGACATCTGGATTGGAGACGAGGGCTGTTAGACATTGTTGTATCAATTAACTCGTTCATTACCACAAAAGGCAGTTGTGTTCTGCTGGCTATAACCGGCCACATGCCAATTATCACAGCCCAATTTAGAATCTCCACCGACGAACGTGTCCAGCGCCCCTCAAATAGGACCGAATATTGGTGATTCACTGCGAAATGTCTCACTGAAGACACCTTTTGTTGGGCTTTTGGCATCACATAGTCCTTAGATCTGCTAGAACAGGAAGAGGGTGTGAAAGATCAACAAGTAATCATTGCCAAGATGTCAAGGTGATCGCCGGCGCAGCCACAGGCGATGCTTGTCTTGAAACGGCAACGGTATGAAGCTGAAACGGATTTTGCATCCAACCGTGCACAAAGCTTCTGGGGCAGATATGGTTTGTGTTTGCTGATCTGCCTGCACCAGGGAAGTCTTTGGTTCGCTCTTTTATGGTAAACAAGAACTATAAGATCAATacacagcaataatcacagctgaCAAAGGGTTTCTGATTAGGAAACCAAATTAAGTTGATTACAACTACGAAGCAAAGACCAACATTGGAGGACGGAACAGCACTGATGCCCAAGGTGCTCGTAAAAggcctggaaaaaaacaaaaacagccgcAACAAAGACGAATCATCAAAAGCGACGTGCGAATATTCATAAAACCAAGACACGCGATCCAAATGTCAGGGCCTGTCCAGACTGAGCTGCGAACAGCTAACTCCCTGTTGGAGCCGTGGACCAAATAACAGCACGGTACATCACGTCAGGCTTCTCCCATGTTTACAGTGAAAACACGTCTGCAGCTCGCACCGCGGCCGTAAGCCCTCTCACAAGGCTGCGGCCCATACAAGCACACACAAGCCCCTCCATGATTTAGAGCGTTTTAATTCTCGGGAATGCAAGCCTTTCTGATAAGCGCCTAACTGGGTGGAAGCCTACCAGCAGAGCGCCTGTTCACATAAGCTCCATTCCTCTGCAGCGGGATTGAAGTGCAGCTTGACGGGGTTCACAAGCGAGCGATTCCACATCCCAGCAAAGCAACGAAAGTGTGTCAAGAGAAAATATTAACTCAAAACAGGTGAAGTATCAgatgtctgcagctgcagagaatGACCCTTTTTAAAGGAAAGTGGAAGTCTGCAATGCAACGATACAGCAGCTTATCCAGGACACCAGTCCTCATGTTATAcgaaaaaatacattaaaaatggtGTTATATCATACAATGATTTAGAAATCTAAACAGTTTAGGCAAACTTATTTTTACCTCCTATTTTTTTTGGAGGTCCTAATGCAGTTGTGGCCATATGCTTCCTAATAATCGTCTCCAAACTCCCCTCGACTCTGCAATAACCAATTTATtctaaatgtctgttttatacATTAACAGCACTGCTCTGACCACCTCTCCaaccatttttcttctttgtgtaAAGAACCCCAGAAGGGTGAAAAAACTACAGACACGGCATATTTTCTACTCAGGGAGATTACTTTTCAACTTTTAcagtcttttttggggggggggggtaacccTCCTCGGGACTTAAACGGCACCGGGCTTTGACCGAAAAGGCCCCTGGTTCCGTGGACAGGTCAGCACAGCAAGAGATATTTATACACACATAGTTGTAAAACGAATGCAAATGCTTTCCCCGTCAGGCCTGCCGACGGTTGTCAAGTCGCTGATCGTCGACCAGGACTCGGAAGAACTCGGCGAGGGACGCGAAACGATTACAAGGCGACGCAGTTAGCGCGCACGACGGCTCCGGACGGACGAGCCACCGGTACGGAGGTCACTGCAATACTGTACAGCCAAAGCGGCCCGGTACGGGGGTTTTTAGCTGCAACGGCGAGTCATTTTGTTCCAACGGTACTTTTCTTACCTAGCCACGGTCAACTGTTCCGTTTTGAAGCGTGTCCACGAGTCCATCGTGTAAGCGGAAAAAagtaaagcagcagaaaaaacaGGGTCCAGACGGCACGAAGCTCAATCCATAGAGTGGTGCGGGGTGTTGTGATGTCATTGGTTTTACTCGACAACTTAATGCGCATGCGCGGCGCTGTATTCGCCTGGTGCTTTCTGGGAGTTGTAGTAAGATGTGTCAATACATTTCGTCGGcgcatatttatttttaaatgcctTTGCCATTGTTAAAGCGACATTTAGGAGCGTTTCCGAAGCAAGTGTTTGAGTTGGAATAGGTTATTTCTGTCGAATCCCGATATAATTCTAAAGTTATTTTGCTATTGTCGCGAACACAAGATATAAGGAATCCAGACACTGGTCAGTCTGTCTAAATTTGCTTGTGCactttaaagagaaaaacaaatattggTCAGCTTTTTCTGAGTTGGGAAATTTGCTGCTGAATAATCTTTTAGTAAAGATGTTTTTGAAAACAGTCTGCTACAATCCAAAGTCTGTATACTGTCTCCATCTAGTGACTGTGTAGTTGAAAACATTCAATCACTCGGGGATTACCCACAGCGTTTTCAGTGTATGCAAGACAAATATGTCctataaaaagaaatgaatataTTTAAAGATGTGTACACAGTCAACACATTTAGTGGACACATTTACCTGAGGAGGACCGGACCTGTGAGGAAACCACAGCTCTCATCTCAATGCAGCAAAACCAGTTCCTCACCTTACAAGTGATGGAATGGAAGTGAAGCTCCAATGGAATGTTTTGGTGTGGCTGGTGTCTTTGAGTCATCCAAAGTTAACTTACCCATCATAAACTCTGGGAACTGTGTCAACCCCTGACCTCAGAGCACTCCCACTTCTGTACGATGTGCGTGccagcagaaaaaaagatcTTGTTAAACCTGTGGATGAGCCAATCCAACATTAATCCGGTCATGCCATTTGGACCTACGCTGAACTTTCCATCTCTTTACTGACTCATGTGACTGCGAAAGGCTAAAGGTTTAATGTCCAGGTGCTGTGGGAGATGCTCAGGTCCAGCGTGGGTGGTCGTGGTGGAGTTTAAAAATCAACGTTTTATTAAACTCTTTAAAAAGAGCTGAGTTTTGGTTGATAGGTCTTCTCGGTAAATGGGGtaagaaaaatgtcattttaaatatcCAGAGACGTGCAATATCGTGAtatcatctttctcctcagcactTTAAATTTATCACTGGAGGCAACTGAGTGGATTTTAATAATTGAAATATGTTTTATTAAACACATATGCATTAGTCCTATCTAGCATAAGCTCCTCTACAGGCGCTATTTTTACTCCTTACCATCTTTTATCCATAATTTAGTCCAATTCTTTCTTCCCAATAAGACTCAGTACTATTTTTTCTCTATACATTGTATTTCACAGAAGACTTTTTTCATGCCAGactttctgtttttattgttgacaTTTACAGAGTTGCATGTGTAAGTACAGCCTTTATGCAGAGCCCAGAGGTCCATCCAGCAAACACATATACGACACATCTCCTCACTGTATGTACAGGATACGTCTCAACAAAGCCCAGACATCACTAAGCACTTCTCAATTCATGCTCAGTCACTGAAAATCCAGAACATCTCGGACACCAGAAAgggaagagctgcaggtaaaGGCCGTAATCACGATTGTCTGAAGTTAATTTGTTAATGTCCATCCAAtccaaacatttacatttcagaCACAGTAAAGGCTTCCTCATTGATCAATTTCTCTATGGCTAACACTCATTGTAATTTAGGAGCTTAAATCAATGTAAATTTATAAGTTCAGTGCAGCAGCACCATGCTGATCCTGAGATTTTCACACAAATAGACACTTGAACCCTGGTACCGACGACCTGGAAATTAAAATTAGCTTGTAAACAGCTTTTATGATTTTGTGGATGATTTTCACCATTTGGGTTTTCTTTTGTGTGAAACACTGCTTCCTGGCTACTTGTCAATTATAGTCAATAATTAAATGACATGGCAAAACAGGCATAATCACAGGCCTAAGAACTGACATCTCTGTTTATTACCCGCTTTAGGATCAAATTAAAAGCTATTTAAACATCTTCGCCGATACCTCACACAGGATCGAAAACGTGACGCCGAGCACATGCTGCAGCAACAATGCCGCTCAACTTAGCAAAAAATTTCCTGACATGGCAAAAATACTGCCCGTTAGCCGTTTCCATGACAATGCCCACTGCAGCGCTGAAGCGGCTGACTTGTTCTGCCAAAGAATACAAACTCTGATACACGGAGATCATGGTTTATTGTCTGAAGTCTCACATAGAACTGGTGGGCAGTCTACAGTAGCTCTGCATCAACATTTTGCACAGATGAcaatggattaaaaaaaaaaaggatagaTAAAAAATATTAAACAGATGATATGCATTGGGCTTTATGTAATATGTTGGATGTATTAAGATGATGTCCTATTTTCTCATTTCATATTTATTGTGATTATTAATCAATAGATCTATATTTCTAAAAGTAATTCAACTGGTTATCTCCTGCCTCTGCAAAGTATTAACCAGTAATAGAATTAAAACTGTTATAATCCAATAAAACTCATCTTTGGTGCTTTGATGACTGCGATAATAAAATACAATTTACTGCATTTTGTTAAAGGGGgaaatacacatacacacacaaaaataggTCATGTATTATAACTCAACACGTCACTGACATAAATCAGCAAATTTTACCATTAGAGATGATTTTCCAAAAATATCAGTGCCAACCAAACCAGTGGAACCATATCAGAGAACTGCTGGAAATACTGCGATAAAGGTGTGTTTATTCAAGTGGACGCCTGATACAAAGCTGACATCGGGTCAGGGTCAAATCAAAGCAGGGCAATGATGAGAGGACAAAAGTTGCAATGTGTGGGTGTCacgggaggaaggaaggagtgaCCGAAGAGATTTTCACATCtggagtgcgtgtgtgtttctgtgtcctgATCTAAACTGAGGTGCCAAACAGTTTGATGCCCACTGCTTCACATCAAGCATTTTGTGAAAAGTACGAGTCGGGACTGAGGATATGGCCACAGGGAGAAGAGCGCCAGGCTCCTTTGTTCTCTGCTCTTAGGTTTTTCAGGATAGTCCAGCTGTGCGCCAGAGGTCAGCGAAATTCGATACTATGCTAGTGAACGCTGACGAGGCTTGATCCTTGGATAGAGCTGCAAACAATCAACGAGAGGAAAGACTTAGCATAACTATTTTGAAATGTTCATGTTCAAATGTTGGTGGAATCATTTAGTATATTTCTTTCTTATCACTTCAAACAAGCCCCATCaaatacaaatttaaaatttaagCAATCTCTGTCTCCCTCGTGTGGCCGAAGCCGGACTTGCACAACATTGTCAAACATGAATAATACATATTAGTGCATTTTCcaataaatataaattaaagTTTACCCCCAGTAGGTTCCTGGGCACAAAGCCCTCTTTGTCTTCTAGTTGTGCCCACCACCACTCTGTCTCGCTGTCATCCTGACGTCGTAGAATGGTGATGGCGTCACCCTCGCTAAAGGACAGCTCATCTGGATTCTGAGCTTTGTAATCCCACAGCGTGTACACTGTCCCCTTGTTCATTACACCCAACTTCTCTTGTACACCTGCATGACAGAACGTTTGCATCTTCCACCTCATGTGCTGGTTTTGCTACAGTATAAACAAATGCAACGTTCTAGGTGGTTGACTGATTCTTACCGTAGAGAAACTGGGAACACTGGATGTAGCCCTCTTCCATTTCTTCACATTTATCTGCCGCAGTCTCGACATCGCTAATCGTGCTGGCAAAGATGGCGGCGCCTGATTCCACCAGCAGCTTGCAGAGGTGGACGCTGTTGCAGGAGGCGGCACAATGAAGCGGAGTCCTGTTCAAACACGCCACATAAATGAGgcacacatgcaaacaaagCTGGAGCAACATCAGATTTCCATCCTTTTCTCACCATCCATCGCTGTCTGCTGCGTTTACATTTACACCAAAGTCCAGCAGGAATTTGACAATGTGGTGATGTCCTGCGCACACTGCATTATGTAGGGGTGTAATGCCCTCATCATTGGGAGTGCTGGGATTGTCCACCTGGGCAGAACAACAGTAAAAATCAGTCGTCAAACATCCACAGACAGTAACTAAACAGAAATGTCCATAACATACCTCATAAATGATTCTCTGGACCAGGTCAAACTCTCCCTCCAGAGAGGCGTCCAGCAGGAGAGCCAGAGGGTTGAACTTCACTCTGAAACTGTGGCCAGTGCGGTCAGAGTTTGGCTTCTTTAAATTTGTACGCTTCTCCTGTAACAATAGAGAGAATAAGAGTTACAATGTGGATCATTCAAAAAGCTTAAGCCAAGCTAACAGGTGCGTCTGTCACCAGAGCGTGTGAGACCACTGGGCTGCTCTCCTCTGGCGTGCTGACTTCAGGTACAGGGCTGGGCAGCAAAGCCTCGCCACCCCCAATGATATTGTTGTTGTCGTCATCTTCCGGCCCCTCGGCTTCAGCAGGACTGCCCAGCACATCCGGGGGCGAAGGCAGGGGCTCGTTGTCGTTGGCGTCAGTAGATGGAGACGGAGCCTCGcggccctcctcctccactcctggTGGTGGCGGTAGTGTTTCTGCGGAGAGGTTGCCGTTGTCCGTATCGGACGTGGAGTCGCTTCCGAGATACGCGGGAGGATTTGTGGGCTGATAAAATGGTGTTCCGGTTCCTGGCCCACCGCTACCCCCTGATCCACCGACTCCATTTCCCTCAATGCCTCCTGCAAGAGTGTTGAATCGCTGGTATAGTAGTTTCTGGATGTTGGGGCCATTGGGACCCTCCGGTTCTGTGATTGAGCTACGCTTCTTGAGTGGTCTCGGGGCGTTCGCCAACTTTTTACGGAGTACTTCAAGATCAGCATCGCTTTGGTAGCGCAGCGGGGAGTGCACCATGGGCGTAAGTTTGGTGGGGCTGAGTGGTCGTGGAATATTCTCCACGCTGGGAGGGGGCGCTGAAGGCTCTGCATACTGGAAGCACTCCTGATCGTCAGCTTCTCCATCCAGAGTATCCTCACCGCCGGGTGGGCCCTGGAGCAAAGGAAATGCGCCTCCCGCTTGAACAAAAGGCAGGGGAGAGGGCGGTGTCGAGCTTGAGGAGAGAACAGGCTTTCCATATACTACAGAGAAAGAGAGCTTGGTTTAATTAGGGGACATGAAGTGTAATACCTAAACACCATCCACAGCTATACCCCCCCCAAACTAAACAGGACTCAAGCGTTTCCAGCACCCACCTGCTTTGAGCGCTGGCTTCAGTGGCTGGTTCTTTGGTGCTGCCTGCTGGAGGTACATGTGATAGATGGAGCTGGAGTTCATGGTAGGGGGGCCTTTTCGAGGTGACTGAGGCCGCGATCCTCTGTCGGGAATGAAGGGCCGCACCGCCACAGCGGGTGGAGGGTCGAGTCGTTCACTCGCcccaggggggaaaaagggggcGTTAGGTTGGAAGGTGGGGCTCGGCGGCACTGAGATTCGTTGCTGTATTTGCTGGGAGGACGAGCCGGTGGAGGGTGGGACACGTGGCCACGCGGAAGCTGGCGGGTTTGGGAGCGGCCtcggaggtggaggagcatcCTTGCGGCGTTCCAGGGAGCTGGCGGAGTTCATGGAAATGAGGTGGGAGCCGTAGGGCGGTGGTTGAGGCTTGGATATGGCTGGAGAGGACACAGCCAATTTGGAATCTAGCACCTGCGAAGAATCAGGAAAAGCaatcaattaaaaaacaaaagcacgtttcaaaaaataaatacacctGACACAAGCGCCATCAAGCTAACCTTTTCAGAACTTGGAGTGACAGGGGAGCCTGAGGGGGGACTCTTGCCCTGGGTGTCCGTCCCTGAGCCTCGTCTTTCAGGAGGCTTTAAGCCTGTGTTGGGCTTGCCTGCAGCAGGCCAACCTGTGTCGTTGGCTAAGGCGCAAAGAGAACACAGTAAGTTTGCTACAATAGAGAAAAGAACAGAACGGTTAGAAACGGTTGAGGAGATATTCCATCTCAATGTGGTGACAACATGACCCCCCTCCCACAAACAGGTCTAAATGGTACACATTTCTTTTGAATCAATTCATAAATATGTGAATCAGATTATTCCCATTGACGAGGACATCAAAGAAATAACATGCAgaccagaaaaaaacaagatacaTTTTGATGTTATGGATTCCATAACTTTGACGTATGATCTTCCAAATGTCAAAGCCAAGGAGCTGCCTGGCAGAAGTCTGCgctctgtgagtgtgttttcTTGTTTACATGTTATTTCTTTGATGGCCTGTTCGATGGGACTTTGGTTTCTAGACTAGTTAAACTGTAACTGTACCATTTGGACCAAAGTGAAAGGTTCAGGATTTTCCAAGTATCTCCTATTAATCAGACTTTATAAGGAACCATTCGTTAATCTTCCAGTCATTTGGATCTCTGCATGTTTTACAGCTTTACAGAACAACCC
Protein-coding sequences here:
- the ppp1r13bb gene encoding protein phosphatase 1, regulatory subunit 13Bb isoform X1, which encodes MMPMILTVYLSDGEQAVTEVPITPETTCRDVVEFCKEPGESGCHLAEVWRGNERAIPFEHMMYEHLQKWGPRKQEVKFFLRHEDSPTESSDQGSQQSQDQTSRRSGNTGEKHNENGVGNQRVELTLSELQEMATRQQQQIEAQQQMLVAKEQRLRYLKQQERRQQTTVSESEKLQRLKDRVESQESKLKKIRAMRGQVDYSKVINGNLSAEIEQVSRLFQEKQAELQSAVLRVEQLSVQLEDLRRGKVNGNQNTLGGQVTGAAAIELRKLYQELQIRNKLNHEQNSKLQQQKELLNKRNMEVTLMDKRISELRERLYKKKAEARQKENLPLNRANGPPSPQPAPSTLGRVAAVGPYIQVPAPGQQEGGYNIPPEPLKPQTLGVNNQANHGRSKSDGVRKPSGPWKVSDLDIVVDPVPPPLPDSHPGSVASTGSDSVSSNDTGWPAAGKPNTGLKPPERRGSGTDTQGKSPPSGSPVTPSSEKVLDSKLAVSSPAISKPQPPPYGSHLISMNSASSLERRKDAPPPPRPLPNPPASAWPRVPPSTGSSSQQIQQRISVPPSPTFQPNAPFFPPGASERLDPPPAVAVRPFIPDRGSRPQSPRKGPPTMNSSSIYHMYLQQAAPKNQPLKPALKAVYGKPVLSSSSTPPSPLPFVQAGGAFPLLQGPPGGEDTLDGEADDQECFQYAEPSAPPPSVENIPRPLSPTKLTPMVHSPLRYQSDADLEVLRKKLANAPRPLKKRSSITEPEGPNGPNIQKLLYQRFNTLAGGIEGNGVGGSGGSGGPGTGTPFYQPTNPPAYLGSDSTSDTDNGNLSAETLPPPPGVEEEGREAPSPSTDANDNEPLPSPPDVLGSPAEAEGPEDDDNNNIIGGGEALLPSPVPEVSTPEESSPVVSHALEKRTNLKKPNSDRTGHSFRVKFNPLALLLDASLEGEFDLVQRIIYEVDNPSTPNDEGITPLHNAVCAGHHHIVKFLLDFGVNVNAADSDGWTPLHCAASCNSVHLCKLLVESGAAIFASTISDVETAADKCEEMEEGYIQCSQFLYGVQEKLGVMNKGTVYTLWDYKAQNPDELSFSEGDAITILRRQDDSETEWWWAQLEDKEGFVPRNLLGLYPRIKPRQRSLA